The Flavobacterium sp. K5-23 genome segment CAGTATATAAGTGTGTCAATAGCTTCAATTTTGGGCAAGGAGTCTTTCAAAACATCTAATGAGAAATGAGTTAAGTTAGGATGGCTAACATTAGGCGCATTTCTACTAATATTGTAAATGTTATTTTGCTCTAATTGTTGTAATAAAATAGCATTTCCTATTCCTTTACTCCCGCCTATAATAAGTATGTTTTTCATTTTAAAAGGGTATGTGAATTTATCTTTTTGAAATTTTATTATTATTTATTTGTCTTTGTCTGCTACATTTAAATCTGCCTTTATCAAAATCGCGAAGTTTTTCATGTTTTGTTTTTCGGCCTTGTACGCGTTCTCGCCACATTCTAAAACTGGAAGGTTTCATTTCAGTACGCATTAATTCAATTACTCCATGTTCTTTTAACCCAAATTGCATTAGTATAGCATCAAATGTCGTTCGGTCCTCCCAAGCCATTTCAATGATTCTATCTTTATCAATGTCATTGAATATTATTTTCATAAATGATATTTTTGATATTCATTGACAACAATTTTAGCTTTCAAATCAAACATTAAATTATAGAGCCCAAAAAAGGTTCTGTTCATATAAATAAAGTGTTTAGATCCTCTATTTCCATTCATTTTTTTAAGATTGGTATCATTAGCAAAACGCTCACCTAATTTGGCTATACTTTCAAAGAATTCTTCATCCGAAAAATCAAAAGTTACTGATTGAAATGGTTTTGTAAACAGCGATAATAAATCATAAAACATAGCTGTGAAATAAGTTACTTCCTCTTTAGTATCCTCTTTTCTTATAATTTCCAGTTCAAATAATTTCGCACTGAATAATTCAGGGTTGTTAATGACTTCTTTGTTGATTAGCTCAAAATAGGGTATGTAGAAATCGTTTGGAATTGTTTTCATACATCCAAAATCCAGTGCTACCAATTCAATATTTTCATTGACCAAAAAATTTCCAGGATGTGGATCAGCATGGACTTTTTTAAGTATATGAATTTGGTACATATAAAAATCCCATAATGCTTGTCCTAATTTATTAGCAATTTCTGGATCAGTATTTTTATATTCAGATAAATGAACGCCACTCATCCAGTCCATCGTGATTATTTTCTCTGAAGAGTATTCAGGATAATAGTTAGGGAAAGCTAGATTGTCTATTTTTTGACAAGCTAATACAACAGCTTGACTTTGCTCAAGTTCCAGTAAATAATTTGTTTCTTCAATAAGTTTATCCTCTACTTCTTTAAAATATTTATCGGAGTCTTTTCCTTGAAGATTAAACATTCTAACAGCGATGGGTTTTACCAGTGCCAAATCAGAGGATATACTTTTAGCAACTCCTGGATATTGAATTTTCACAGCCAGTTTTTTTCCATCCTTTACAGCTAAATGTACTTGTCCAATACTAGCTGCGTTTATCGAAGTGGCATTGAACTCATCAAATATTTCATAAGGCGTTTTACCTAGATTAGATTTGAAGGTTTTAAGAACTAATGGAGCAGATAAAGGGGGTACTGAGAACTGTGATAATGAAAATTTCTCGACATAAGCCTGTGGTAAGAAGTTTTTATCCATACTTAACATTTGCGCTACTTTCAGTGCGCTACCTTTTAAGCTTTTTAATCCATCGTATATATCTTCCGCATTATCTTCATTTAATTTATCACGAGTTAAGTCACTATTGACCATTTTCTCGCCATAGTATTTCAAGTAGTTCACGCCAACTTTAGCACCTGTTTGTACTAGTTTAGTCGCTCTTTCAATTTTTGAGGTGGGTATGTAATCTATAGTTTTCATTATTTTTTTTGTATTTTTTCTTTAAACATAAATTTTCCAAAATCTATCAAGCTGTCAATAGGTGCTAGATTCATTAATTCGAAACTTAGCTTCACTGATTTTTCTATATAGATATCTGTTTTTTCAAATCCAGCGGAATCGTCTTCTAACCAAAACTTCATTGCCATTAATAACTGTATCCAAGAACTTTCTTGCAATGCTTTTTCTTGCATTTTTTGTAATTTTTCTTGTTTGATTCGGTACTCATCAGTAATGATATTCGTAACGTATTCTAGAAACGCTGTGCGTAAACTAGAAAGTTGTGCTAGATTTTTAAGTTGGTTTTGATGTGTATTCAAACTTTGACTTACATAACTTCTGTTAGCAGTTAATAATTCAAAAAAAGTAAAATAGAAACTTAGCATTTTACTCTTCATATCATAATCTGGGTAATTAGGGTCTTTATGTAATAGTTCGACAGTCTTTTCCAAAAATATTTTAAAAATTTCCTTTTCAATACTTTCTATTGTACCAAAGAAATCATAGAATTCGGATTCAGTAAAATTATTTTCTTTCGAGAATAAATAAACTGATTTTGGCTTTTCACTATGGTTTAATGTATATTCCATATAAAGTGAAACTATTTTGTCTTTTGTTATTTTGGTTTTTTTAGTTGCCATTTTTTCTTTTTATTAATTTGAATGTATAAAGATAGTAACTGTTTAACGAAATACTGTTAAAGTTAAACAAAATATTTATCGTATCTTTGGTTAAGCTTAATTGTAAACAGATGAAAAAGAATGTTTTAATATCAGGAGGCACTGGTTTTGTTGGAAGAAATCTAACTGATTTATTGATTAATAATGGGTATTCGGTTTCTATTTTGAGTCGAAGAAAACGCAATAATACCACAGATATTTATTATTATACTTGGGATGTTGAAAAACAAACCATTGAAGAAGAGGCTGTACTTAAAGCTGATTATATTGTGCATCTTGCTGGGGAGAATATAGCAGGTGAACGTTGGTCAGAAAAAAGGAAGAAAGCCATTATTGCGAGCAGGGAATTGTCTGCTGCTTTAATTCATTCGGTTTTGAAGCAAAATAATAAGAAGTTAGATGCCTTTGTTTCTGCTTCAGCAATTGGAATATACGGAGCATTTAACGGGGAAGAAATTTGTACCGAAGATACTCCTGTAGCAAATGATTTTTTGGGTACCGCCTGCCAAAAATGGGAAGCTTCAGCAAATACTATAGAAAGTTTAGGAATTAGAACGGTTAAAATAAGAACAGGATTAGTATTGGGTAAAAATGATGGTTTTCTAAATAAGCTAACGCCTATCTTTAAATTAAAACTGGGTTCTGCTTTAGGATCTGGAAAACAATATATGCCATGGGTTTATGTTGACGATTTGTGTCGCATCTATCTTGAGGCTATCAAGAACACAAATATGTCAGGAGCTTACAATGCTGCAATCAATGATGGAACTACAAATGCCATTTTTTCTAAGGCATTGGCCAAAGTTTATGGTTACTCCATCTGGTTGCCAAATGTTCCTTCATTCTTACTAAAAATTGTTTTGGGAGAAATGTCAAAGTTAGTGTTGTCCGGGAGAAGAGTGTCTTCTGATAAATTGAATAAGTTAGGGTTTCAATTTTATTTTAATAATTTGCAGGATACGCTAAAAAAATGTTTGTAGAGTAGAATTTATTGTAGAATACATTTAGTTTCCACTTTTACAATTTTGGAAATTTTACTGATTACTATGGATGGGATTTCTATTTTAAAATCATCAGTATTTAATGGAAAATTTGAAAGTATTTCAATTCCTTTTGGTGTTTTTTTAATTTTAGCTGAAACTCGTATGTTTTTTGATTTTCCATGGATATAAATCTTTCCTTTGATTTGATATTCTTTAGCAATTTCAGTTACGTTTCTAAGTTCAAATTTTTCTATCACTCCTTTAAATGTGGCTTTTGGGTATTTTCTACTTTCTAAATAATTTTCATTAAAATGTTGCTCCATTAAATTTCTTTCAAATCGAAATTGAGAAATATAAGCAACATAATAAATTGTACTGTTTTTGGGATTAAACACACAGCTGACTACTTTGTTTATTGCTTCCACTTCTTCAAAAAACGGTACCGACGCCTCAAAAACGATGATTCCTTTATTGGAAGTCATTTTATCTTGGGCGGTAACTGTATTTGCTAAGAATAGCAGAAATAAAAGTAGTTTTATTTTCATGGTGTTTTATGAATTTACCTCTTATCTAAAGTTACGAAATTTTGAGCAGAATACCATTAAATAAAGCTGAAACATCTTCCAAAAAAGAACCCCTAAAGGCATTTTTATCGCTTTAGGGGTAAGTTTACGTGTTTATGTGTTTTTTAAGGCTATAATTCGACTAATACTTTGTAATTGTTTAGAGTTGCCAAGCTTTCTAAAGAACCGTAATCAACGTTTTTGTCATCTTGATTGCTTACTTTTTTCAGGGTTATTTGTTTGAGACATTTGTGAAAGCGTCGTACTTCATTTAAATTCGAAAGTATTAATCCAGGCACTGCTACCGTTTTTCCGTCTTTGTCCTTTGAAACCATAGTGAAATAAGAGGAGTTACAATGTTTAGTTTTTCCGGTTTGAATATTCTCCGACTCTACGCGAATACCAATAATCATTGAACTGTTTCCCACATAATTCACGCTTGCCTTCATAGTCACAAGTTCTCCCACCTCGATAGGTTTCAAGAAATTCACCGTGTCCACTGAAGCGGTAACGCAATAGTTTCCTGAAAATTTTGACGCACAAGCAAAAGCAATCTGGTCAAGTAATGATAAAATATAGCCACCATGAATCTTACCGCTGAAATTGGTGTGTGAAGGCAACATTAATTCTGATATACTGATATTCGACGAAGCAACAGTTTTGAATTGACTATCCATAGTTTATTTTGTTTTGAAAGGAGAATTGTCTTTTCGAACGTCAGTAATAAAATAATGGGTATCTCCCCACCATGGAAAAGTTTTGTAACGTTCAATATAAGTAACCTTTACGTATCTTCCTTCCATTTCTTTTAAATCGGCAATGACTTTTTCATCTTTATCCAATACAGAAAAAGAAAAAATTTGAGCACCGGAAATACCCTGACTCAATTCGCCTTCCCAAGTTTTGTAAATCACTCCTTTATGGCTAAATTTAATTAATTCACCTGATCGTGTGCCTTCACTATAAGTGGCATAGTATAAAAAAGTGAAGTAACATATAACAGACAAAACAACTACTCCTGTAAGAATTCCTAAAAATTTTTTCATAATGATTAATTTGATAATTGGTTTTGATCTTTTTCAGCTCTATTAATGATATTCTCGGGAAGTGACTTCTTAGCTTTAGCTCCCATTTTTTTCAATTTCTCCACACTGGTGATTAAATTCCCTTTCCCTTCCACCAGTTTGTTCATTGCCCCGCTGTATTCTAATTTACTTTCGTCTATCTTTTTACCAATTTTTATTAAATCAGCAACAAAGCCTTCGAATTTATCATATAAAGCACCGGCTTGACGCGCAATTTCAACCGCATTTTCCTGTTGTTTTTGATTTGTCCACATACTGTCTATTGTTCTCAAAGTCGCCAGTAGGGTAGCAGGTGTTACAATTACTATGTTTTTTTCGAATGCCTTGTTGTATAAACTCGTATCTTCATTTAGTGCCATAGCAAATGCAGGTTCGATAGGAATAAACAATAATACAAAATCTGGACTTTCTATTTGGTATAAATCATGATAGTTTTTACTGCCTAATTGTTCAACGTGGCGTTTAATCGAATTGACATGTTCTTTTAAATAACCGTTTCTTAAATTGTCGTCTTCCTCATTGATGTATTTTTCATAGGCGGTTAATGAAACTTTAGAATCGACTATCATTTTCTTCCCGTCAGGTAAATTAATTACCACATCAGGAAAAACACGGTTTCCATCTTCAGTGGTAAAAGCTTGCTGCACTTCGTATTCACGGCCTTTCTCCAAGCCTGATTTTTCGAGCACACGTTCTAATACTAATTCGCCCCAATTCCCTTGCATTTTGCTGTCTCCTTTCAAGGCTTTGGTCAAGTTGATGGTTTCCTTGCTCATCTGGATATTCATTTCACGCAAACCAAGAATTTGTTGGCGCAAAGCCGCATGATAATCAATACTTTCTTTGTGTGTGTCTTCTACCTTTTTTTCGAATAATTGAATCTTATCTTGCAAAGGAGTAAGGATGTTTTTCATATTTTCCTTATTCTGCTCCGTGAATTTATTCGATTTTTCGTCTAATATTTTATTGGCTAAATTCTCGAATTCTTTGGTGAATTTTTCCTGTAGTTTTTCCACTTCTTCCTTTTGTTCTTTGTTGCGTTCCCAAAGGTTTTCAAAATCAACTTCTTTTTTTGAAAGCTGAATTGCTAAACTGTCTTTTTCGTTTCGAATGTTTTCTTTATCTAAATTAGTCGTTTCTAATTTCTTTTCGAAAATAACTCTATCATTCGAAAATTGCTCTTTCAACTGATTGAATTGGGAATTTAACGAAATTAGTTTTTCCTCTAGACTTACTTTTTCAGACTGAAAACGAGCCGAAAAAATGAGCTTCCCAAGGAAAATTCCAATAGCGAGAGCAATGATAAAAAGCAATAAAAAAGGAAGCATATTTGACATAAAAAGAATGGTTTTTGTAAATAGTAAAAGTAAGGAATTATATCAATTTTTTGGGCTAAACTTTTTTGAAAGAAATACAATTAATGATTATTTTTCGTAGTTCGTTTAATGGTTTCATTTTAAGGATGTTTATTAACACAGGAAAATAAGTATATATAATATCTTTGTAAAATAATAAAAATAGAAAATGAAAAAAACGTTACTATTATCTTTCTTGTTTTTTTTAGCTTGTGCTTCTTATGCACAGCAAAAAGATAAGCCTTATGTTGTTTTAGTTTCCTTAGATGGGTTTCGCTGGGATTATCATACTTATTTTGATACACCTAATCTTGATAAAATAGCTAATGAAGGGGTAAAAGCAAAATCAATGAAGCCTTCTTATCCTACCAAAACTTTTCCAAACCATTATAGTATTGTAACGGGTTTGTATCCAGATAACAATGGAATTGTAAATAATAGTTTTTATGATCCAAAACTTAAAATGTCTTTTTCGCTATCCAGTATTGCTAAAACAGATGCTCGATTTTATGGTGGAAATCCCATTTGGAATGTAGCGGAACAGCAGGGAATTAAAACGGCTTCGTTTTATTGGCCAGGTTCTGATATTGGAGACAGAAGTCCAAGTATATTTAAAACCTATGATGCTTCGGTACCCTATGCAACTAGAATAGAGACTGTAATTGATTGGCTTAAATTACCTGAAAAAGAACGCCCACATTTAATCACACTTTATTTTGATGAACCGGATTATACAGGACATACTTTTGGCCCTTTGTCTAAAGAAAATAAAATTACAGTGCATAAAATGGATTCTATTATAGGCAGTTTGTCTATGAAATTAGAGGAATTATCCATTGGGAAACAAATCAATTTGATAGTGGTGTCTGATCATGGAATGACAGACATTAGTGATAAAAAGAAAGTAGCTGTTTTGAAATATTTAAAACCAAGCTGGCTTGAATATGCTGATGTAATCAATCCTATAATGAGTATTCGTGTTCGGCCAGAAGCACAGGATTCAGTTTTTAAAGCACTTCGTAGAGTGCCTCATATCCGATTCTGGAAAACAGATAATATTCCTAAAAGACTTCATTATGGGACTAACGATAGAAGTTTAGATTTTGTAATTGAAGCTAAAAAAGGGTACAGTCTAGTTAAAGAATCTAGTCAAAAAGTAAAAGGCGGGACTCACGGATATGATAATAGAGTAAAAGATATGCATGCCATATTTTATGCAAAAGGACCTGATTTTAAAGTGAATAAAAAGGTGAGAACTTTAAAAAATGTTAGTGTTTATAATTTAATAGCACATATTTTAGGATTGCAAATTGAAACTGTCGACGGTGATTTTAAGGAAGTAAAAAGGATGTTAAAAGAGTAACTGTTTTATTCGTTTATTTTTATTCGAAATAAAAAAAGGAAAGGTTAAATTTGCATTTCATTTAGTCAAAAGTTTTTATGTCCCACCACCATTATATTCTCCATAAACCCTACGGCTTTTTAAGTCAGTTTATTTATGAGTTGAAACGAAAAAAGAAACTTTTGGGCGAGTTATATGATTTCCCACAAGGAACGATGGCTATAGGTCGTCTGGATGAAGACTCTGAAGGGTTATTGTTATTGACGACTGACGGAAAGATGAGTGAAATTATTCGTTCTAAAAAAGTGGATAAAGAATATTATGTTCAGGTTGATGGGGTAATTACTCAGGAAGCAATTGACATAATGAAAGAGGGAGTGGAAATAGGTTTT includes the following:
- the rmuC gene encoding DNA recombination protein RmuC; amino-acid sequence: MSNMLPFLLLFIIALAIGIFLGKLIFSARFQSEKVSLEEKLISLNSQFNQLKEQFSNDRVIFEKKLETTNLDKENIRNEKDSLAIQLSKKEVDFENLWERNKEQKEEVEKLQEKFTKEFENLANKILDEKSNKFTEQNKENMKNILTPLQDKIQLFEKKVEDTHKESIDYHAALRQQILGLREMNIQMSKETINLTKALKGDSKMQGNWGELVLERVLEKSGLEKGREYEVQQAFTTEDGNRVFPDVVINLPDGKKMIVDSKVSLTAYEKYINEEDDNLRNGYLKEHVNSIKRHVEQLGSKNYHDLYQIESPDFVLLFIPIEPAFAMALNEDTSLYNKAFEKNIVIVTPATLLATLRTIDSMWTNQKQQENAVEIARQAGALYDKFEGFVADLIKIGKKIDESKLEYSGAMNKLVEGKGNLITSVEKLKKMGAKAKKSLPENIINRAEKDQNQLSN
- a CDS encoding TIGR01777 family oxidoreductase gives rise to the protein MKKNVLISGGTGFVGRNLTDLLINNGYSVSILSRRKRNNTTDIYYYTWDVEKQTIEEEAVLKADYIVHLAGENIAGERWSEKRKKAIIASRELSAALIHSVLKQNNKKLDAFVSASAIGIYGAFNGEEICTEDTPVANDFLGTACQKWEASANTIESLGIRTVKIRTGLVLGKNDGFLNKLTPIFKLKLGSALGSGKQYMPWVYVDDLCRIYLEAIKNTNMSGAYNAAINDGTTNAIFSKALAKVYGYSIWLPNVPSFLLKIVLGEMSKLVLSGRRVSSDKLNKLGFQFYFNNLQDTLKKCL
- a CDS encoding 6-phosphogluconate dehydrogenase — its product is MKKFLGILTGVVVLSVICYFTFLYYATYSEGTRSGELIKFSHKGVIYKTWEGELSQGISGAQIFSFSVLDKDEKVIADLKEMEGRYVKVTYIERYKTFPWWGDTHYFITDVRKDNSPFKTK
- a CDS encoding acyl-CoA thioesterase: MDSQFKTVASSNISISELMLPSHTNFSGKIHGGYILSLLDQIAFACASKFSGNYCVTASVDTVNFLKPIEVGELVTMKASVNYVGNSSMIIGIRVESENIQTGKTKHCNSSYFTMVSKDKDGKTVAVPGLILSNLNEVRRFHKCLKQITLKKVSNQDDKNVDYGSLESLATLNNYKVLVEL
- a CDS encoding YceI family protein, with the protein product MKIKLLLFLLFLANTVTAQDKMTSNKGIIVFEASVPFFEEVEAINKVVSCVFNPKNSTIYYVAYISQFRFERNLMEQHFNENYLESRKYPKATFKGVIEKFELRNVTEIAKEYQIKGKIYIHGKSKNIRVSAKIKKTPKGIEILSNFPLNTDDFKIEIPSIVISKISKIVKVETKCILQ
- a CDS encoding ectonucleotide pyrophosphatase/phosphodiesterase, with product MKKTLLLSFLFFLACASYAQQKDKPYVVLVSLDGFRWDYHTYFDTPNLDKIANEGVKAKSMKPSYPTKTFPNHYSIVTGLYPDNNGIVNNSFYDPKLKMSFSLSSIAKTDARFYGGNPIWNVAEQQGIKTASFYWPGSDIGDRSPSIFKTYDASVPYATRIETVIDWLKLPEKERPHLITLYFDEPDYTGHTFGPLSKENKITVHKMDSIIGSLSMKLEELSIGKQINLIVVSDHGMTDISDKKKVAVLKYLKPSWLEYADVINPIMSIRVRPEAQDSVFKALRRVPHIRFWKTDNIPKRLHYGTNDRSLDFVIEAKKGYSLVKESSQKVKGGTHGYDNRVKDMHAIFYAKGPDFKVNKKVRTLKNVSVYNLIAHILGLQIETVDGDFKEVKRMLKE
- a CDS encoding AarF/ABC1/UbiB kinase family protein — encoded protein: MKTIDYIPTSKIERATKLVQTGAKVGVNYLKYYGEKMVNSDLTRDKLNEDNAEDIYDGLKSLKGSALKVAQMLSMDKNFLPQAYVEKFSLSQFSVPPLSAPLVLKTFKSNLGKTPYEIFDEFNATSINAASIGQVHLAVKDGKKLAVKIQYPGVAKSISSDLALVKPIAVRMFNLQGKDSDKYFKEVEDKLIEETNYLLELEQSQAVVLACQKIDNLAFPNYYPEYSSEKIITMDWMSGVHLSEYKNTDPEIANKLGQALWDFYMYQIHILKKVHADPHPGNFLVNENIELVALDFGCMKTIPNDFYIPYFELINKEVINNPELFSAKLFELEIIRKEDTKEEVTYFTAMFYDLLSLFTKPFQSVTFDFSDEEFFESIAKLGERFANDTNLKKMNGNRGSKHFIYMNRTFFGLYNLMFDLKAKIVVNEYQKYHL
- a CDS encoding pseudouridine synthase, with amino-acid sequence MSHHHYILHKPYGFLSQFIYELKRKKKLLGELYDFPQGTMAIGRLDEDSEGLLLLTTDGKMSEIIRSKKVDKEYYVQVDGVITQEAIDIMKEGVEIGFNGTKYITKRCNAALIHEEPNFGLRGKKIRDERHGPTSWASITVNEGKFRQVRKMTAAVGFPTLRLVRVRIGNVHLDGLLSGEVLEVENFEVEIPKS
- a CDS encoding TIGR03643 family protein codes for the protein MKIIFNDIDKDRIIEMAWEDRTTFDAILMQFGLKEHGVIELMRTEMKPSSFRMWRERVQGRKTKHEKLRDFDKGRFKCSRQRQINNNKISKR
- a CDS encoding TetR family transcriptional regulator C-terminal domain-containing protein, giving the protein MATKKTKITKDKIVSLYMEYTLNHSEKPKSVYLFSKENNFTESEFYDFFGTIESIEKEIFKIFLEKTVELLHKDPNYPDYDMKSKMLSFYFTFFELLTANRSYVSQSLNTHQNQLKNLAQLSSLRTAFLEYVTNIITDEYRIKQEKLQKMQEKALQESSWIQLLMAMKFWLEDDSAGFEKTDIYIEKSVKLSFELMNLAPIDSLIDFGKFMFKEKIQKK